Proteins encoded in a region of the Saccharothrix ecbatanensis genome:
- a CDS encoding DUF58 domain-containing protein, with the protein MHGGRMEAALRTLELEVRRRLDGLLQGNHLGLVPGPGSEPGEARPYQPGDDVRRMDWAVTARTTVPHIRETVADRELETWLAIDLSPSLDFGTAACEKRDLVVAATAAVAHLTRGGGNRIGALVSTGADLVRVPARGGLAHSRGLIRKVAETPRAPEGTRGSLADVVEQLRRPPRRRGLVVVISDFLGGTEWQRPLRALSARHDLVAIEVIDPRDIDLPDVGTVVLADPESGRQREVVASPLLRREFAAAAAEHRAEVASGLRRAGAGHLVLRTDSDWIADTVRFVVARKRRWSGGVA; encoded by the coding sequence ATGCACGGCGGCCGGATGGAAGCGGCCCTGCGCACGCTTGAACTGGAAGTGCGCCGCCGGCTCGACGGGCTGCTCCAGGGCAACCACCTGGGCCTCGTCCCCGGACCGGGCTCCGAGCCCGGCGAGGCGCGGCCCTACCAGCCCGGTGACGACGTGCGGCGGATGGACTGGGCGGTCACCGCCCGCACCACCGTGCCGCACATCCGTGAGACGGTCGCCGACCGCGAGTTGGAGACGTGGCTCGCGATCGACCTGTCACCGAGCCTCGACTTCGGCACGGCGGCGTGCGAGAAGCGTGACCTCGTGGTCGCCGCGACGGCCGCCGTCGCGCACCTGACGCGTGGTGGCGGCAACCGGATCGGCGCCCTGGTGTCGACCGGCGCCGACCTGGTCCGCGTGCCCGCGCGCGGTGGTCTGGCGCACTCGCGGGGCCTGATCCGCAAGGTCGCCGAGACGCCCCGCGCGCCCGAGGGCACCCGCGGTTCGCTGGCCGACGTGGTTGAACAGCTTCGCCGCCCGCCGCGTCGCCGCGGCCTGGTCGTGGTGATCTCGGACTTCCTCGGCGGCACGGAGTGGCAGCGCCCGCTGCGCGCGTTGTCCGCCCGGCACGACCTGGTGGCCATCGAGGTGATCGACCCGCGTGACATCGACCTGCCGGATGTCGGCACGGTCGTGCTGGCCGACCCGGAAAGCGGTCGGCAACGTGAAGTGGTGGCGTCACCGCTGTTGCGCCGTGAGTTCGCGGCGGCGGCGGCCGAACACCGGGCAGAGGTGGCTTCCGGCCTGCGCCGCGCCGGTGCGGGCCACTTGGTGCTGCGCACGGATTCCGACTGGATCGCCGACACCGTCCGCTTCGTCGTCGCACGCAAGCGCCGCTGGTCGGGAGGGGTGGCCTGA
- a CDS encoding maleylpyruvate isomerase family mycothiol-dependent enzyme: protein MTNTDRLAEWLCEQTSAFAAHVRDFAAPVPTCPEWTVRDLVAHIGQEHRWAADIVRTGRPPAVPDPRAQEVPGDWASWLHAGARELIDVVGAGTAPVWTFLGDRPARFWLRRMVHDTAVHHADLAGRAPVIAADLASDAVDEVLGFVTAPGAATVKPALAELRGDGQTLLLRPPDLTPWLITRGPAGPTWRRGDADADADVTVSATARDLLLIATRRLPPDDPHVTISGDRVLLDHWLAHTAL, encoded by the coding sequence ATGACGAACACCGACCGGCTCGCCGAGTGGTTGTGCGAGCAGACCTCCGCCTTCGCCGCGCACGTGCGCGATTTCGCCGCGCCGGTGCCGACCTGTCCGGAGTGGACGGTGCGGGACCTGGTCGCGCACATCGGCCAGGAACACCGCTGGGCCGCCGACATCGTGCGCACCGGCCGACCGCCCGCGGTGCCCGATCCCCGTGCCCAGGAGGTGCCGGGGGACTGGGCCTCGTGGCTGCACGCCGGCGCGCGGGAGTTGATCGATGTGGTGGGTGCCGGCACCGCCCCGGTGTGGACGTTCCTGGGTGACCGGCCCGCCCGGTTCTGGCTGCGCCGGATGGTGCACGACACCGCCGTGCACCACGCCGACCTCGCGGGCCGTGCGCCGGTGATCGCGGCCGACCTCGCGTCGGACGCCGTCGACGAGGTCCTGGGCTTCGTGACCGCGCCGGGTGCCGCCACCGTGAAACCTGCGTTGGCCGAACTGCGCGGCGACGGCCAGACCCTCTTGCTGCGCCCGCCCGACCTGACGCCGTGGCTGATCACCCGCGGTCCCGCCGGCCCGACCTGGCGACGTGGTGACGCCGACGCCGACGCCGACGTCACCGTCTCCGCGACGGCCCGCGACCTGCTGCTGATCGCCACCCGGCGGCTGCCACCCGACGACCCGCACGTCACGATCAGCGGCGACCGGGTGCTGTTGGACCACTGGTTGGCCCACACCGCGCTCTAG
- a CDS encoding AAA family ATPase, which yields MSEPAAEAIHTPARDAQLLERTVFEVKRVIVGQDRLVERMLVGLLAKGHLLLEGVPGVAKTLAVETFANVVGGSFSRVQFTPDLVPADILGTRIYRQGSETFDVELGPVVANFVLADEINRAPAKVQSAMLEVMAERHVSIGGKTFPMPNPFLVLATQNPIENEGVYPLPEAQRDRFLFKIQVEYPTAEEEREIVYRMGVEPPVPSQVLGPDELVRLQGVASRVFVHHALVDYVVRVVIATRAPKEHQLTDVAGWVTYGASPRASLGIIAAARALALVRGRDYVLPQDVVDVVPDVLRHRLVLSYDALADGVPLDHIITRVLQTVPLPQVSARPQAPQPAGRP from the coding sequence TTGTCCGAGCCCGCCGCCGAGGCGATCCACACGCCGGCTCGTGACGCCCAGCTGCTCGAACGCACCGTGTTCGAGGTCAAGCGGGTGATCGTCGGGCAGGACCGGCTGGTCGAGCGGATGCTCGTCGGTCTGCTGGCCAAGGGCCACCTGCTGCTGGAGGGCGTGCCCGGCGTGGCCAAGACGCTCGCCGTGGAGACGTTCGCCAACGTCGTCGGAGGCTCGTTCTCCCGCGTCCAGTTCACCCCCGACCTGGTGCCCGCCGACATCCTCGGCACCCGCATCTACCGCCAGGGCAGCGAGACGTTCGACGTCGAGCTCGGCCCCGTGGTGGCGAACTTCGTCCTCGCCGACGAGATCAACCGCGCGCCCGCCAAGGTGCAGTCGGCGATGCTGGAGGTCATGGCCGAGCGGCACGTGTCCATCGGCGGCAAGACGTTCCCGATGCCCAACCCGTTCCTGGTCCTGGCCACCCAGAACCCGATCGAGAACGAGGGCGTCTACCCGCTGCCTGAGGCCCAGCGCGACCGGTTCCTGTTCAAGATCCAGGTCGAGTACCCGACGGCCGAGGAAGAGCGGGAGATCGTCTACCGGATGGGCGTCGAGCCGCCGGTGCCCAGCCAGGTGCTCGGCCCGGACGAGCTGGTCCGCCTCCAGGGCGTGGCCTCCCGGGTCTTCGTGCACCACGCGCTGGTCGACTACGTGGTGCGGGTGGTCATCGCGACCCGTGCGCCCAAGGAGCACCAGCTCACCGACGTGGCCGGATGGGTCACGTACGGCGCCTCGCCGCGTGCCAGCCTCGGGATCATCGCCGCCGCCCGCGCCCTGGCGCTGGTGCGCGGGCGTGACTACGTGCTGCCGCAGGACGTCGTGGACGTGGTGCCGGACGTGCTGCGCCACCGCCTCGTGCTGTCCTACGACGCGCTCGCCGACGGCGTCCCGCTGGACCACATCATCACCCGGGTGCTCCAGACGGTGCCGTTGCCGCAGGTCTCGGCACGTCCGCAGGCCCCGCAGCCCGCGGGCAGGCCGTGA
- a CDS encoding MHYT domain-containing protein, translating into MNHDSMQHFSDGLSTLTLAFIVSVIGSLLGLACMARARAEQTRGAKVRWTVFGAVSIGGVAIWLMHFIAMLGFEIAGATIKYSAPVTALSAVVAIVVVGIGLSLVTLIRFTKMRLLIAGALAGLGVAGMHYMGMSAIRFRGEISYDRTMVVLSCVIAVVAATAAFWFTLVVKTTVARLAAGLIMGVAVTGMHYTGMAAVRVSVDPTRAVPFGTSVFDLVFPVFVTSALVVAALLWMLFTAEDDAQGEPA; encoded by the coding sequence GTGAACCACGACTCGATGCAGCACTTCTCGGACGGCCTCTCCACCCTCACGCTCGCGTTCATCGTCTCGGTGATCGGCTCGCTGCTCGGCCTGGCCTGCATGGCACGCGCCCGTGCCGAGCAGACCCGGGGCGCCAAGGTGCGGTGGACGGTGTTCGGGGCGGTCTCCATCGGCGGCGTCGCCATCTGGCTCATGCACTTCATCGCCATGCTGGGCTTCGAGATCGCCGGTGCCACGATCAAGTACTCCGCGCCGGTCACCGCGCTGTCCGCCGTGGTCGCGATCGTGGTGGTCGGCATCGGGCTGTCCCTGGTGACGCTGATCCGGTTCACGAAGATGCGGCTGCTGATCGCGGGTGCGCTGGCCGGGCTCGGCGTGGCCGGCATGCACTACATGGGCATGTCCGCGATCCGGTTCAGGGGCGAGATCTCCTACGACCGGACGATGGTGGTGCTGTCGTGCGTGATCGCGGTGGTCGCGGCGACGGCCGCCTTCTGGTTCACCCTGGTCGTGAAGACCACGGTGGCGAGGTTGGCGGCCGGTCTGATCATGGGTGTGGCGGTGACGGGGATGCACTACACCGGCATGGCGGCGGTGCGGGTGAGCGTCGACCCGACGCGCGCCGTGCCGTTCGGGACGAGCGTGTTCGACCTGGTGTTCCCGGTGTTCGTGACGAGCGCGCTGGTCGTGGCCGCGCTGTTGTGGATGCTGTTCACCGCCGAGGACGACGCGCAGGGCGAGCCCGCGTAG
- a CDS encoding DUF1152 domain-containing protein — MFSLAEPPLFTRLRAAERVLIAGAGGGFDVYAGLPLAVALRAQGKEVHLANLSFSELDRIDIDDWVEPGLAAVRPHTAGNEDYFPERVLARWLESQDMPSTVHAFPRTGVRPLRAAYRTLVDRLRLDAIVLVDGGTDILMRGDEAGLGTPEEDMASLAAVAGIEGVERLVVCLGFGIDSFHGVCHAHVLENLAALQREGGYLGAFSIPPESAEARAYLDAVAHARAATPLRPSIVNGQIAAALSGSFGDVALSSRTAGSELFVNPLMALYFAVDLPLLAAGVGYLPRLEHTDDAFQIALAIEHHRHDLDPRPRRPIPH, encoded by the coding sequence GTGTTCTCGCTCGCGGAGCCGCCCCTGTTCACCCGCCTCCGGGCCGCCGAACGCGTCCTTATCGCGGGCGCCGGAGGCGGCTTCGACGTCTACGCCGGCCTGCCGCTCGCGGTGGCGCTGCGTGCGCAGGGCAAGGAGGTGCACCTGGCCAACCTGTCCTTCAGCGAGCTGGACCGGATCGACATCGACGACTGGGTGGAGCCGGGCCTGGCCGCGGTGCGCCCCCACACCGCCGGCAACGAGGACTACTTCCCGGAACGCGTGCTCGCCCGGTGGCTCGAGTCACAGGACATGCCGTCGACCGTGCACGCGTTCCCGCGCACCGGGGTCCGGCCGCTGCGTGCCGCGTACCGGACGCTGGTCGACCGGCTGCGGCTCGACGCGATCGTGCTGGTGGACGGTGGCACGGACATCCTGATGCGTGGTGACGAGGCCGGGCTCGGCACGCCGGAGGAGGACATGGCGAGCCTGGCCGCGGTGGCCGGGATTGAGGGCGTCGAACGCCTGGTGGTGTGCCTCGGGTTCGGCATCGACAGCTTCCACGGCGTGTGCCACGCGCACGTCCTGGAGAACCTGGCCGCGCTGCAACGCGAAGGCGGCTACCTGGGCGCGTTCTCCATCCCGCCGGAGTCGGCGGAGGCGCGGGCGTACCTCGACGCGGTCGCGCACGCCCGTGCCGCCACGCCACTGCGGCCGAGCATCGTCAACGGGCAGATCGCCGCCGCGTTGAGCGGTTCGTTCGGCGATGTCGCCTTGTCGTCGCGCACGGCCGGCAGCGAGCTGTTCGTGAACCCGCTCATGGCCCTCTACTTCGCGGTCGACCTGCCCCTGCTGGCCGCCGGCGTCGGCTACCTCCCACGGCTGGAGCACACCGACGACGCCTTCCAGATCGCCCTGGCGATCGAGCACCACCGCCACGACCTGGACCCGCGCCCCCGCCGGCCCATCCCCCACTGA
- the mobA gene encoding molybdenum cofactor guanylyltransferase, translating to MASWAAVVLAGGRGSRLGGVDKASVVVAGRALLDHVLDAVASAEQTVVVGPRKDDVPGVTWAREDPPGGGPLAGLAAGLAHVDAEVVVVLAVDQPGITRSTVDRLLAAVGDTGAVLVDDEGRHQWLTGAWRTEALRQALPADPRDVSMRSVLGPLAPVAVAARPGEAHDVDTPHDLIR from the coding sequence GTGGCGTCCTGGGCGGCGGTGGTTCTCGCGGGTGGCCGGGGCAGCAGGCTGGGCGGGGTCGACAAGGCGTCGGTCGTGGTCGCCGGCCGCGCGCTCCTCGACCACGTGCTGGACGCTGTCGCGTCCGCAGAGCAGACCGTCGTCGTGGGGCCGCGCAAGGATGACGTGCCCGGGGTGACGTGGGCCAGGGAGGATCCGCCGGGCGGTGGACCGCTGGCGGGCCTGGCGGCCGGGTTGGCGCACGTCGACGCCGAGGTGGTCGTGGTGCTGGCGGTGGACCAGCCGGGCATCACCCGCTCCACTGTGGACCGGCTGTTGGCGGCGGTCGGTGACACCGGCGCGGTGCTCGTGGACGACGAGGGCCGGCACCAGTGGCTCACCGGCGCGTGGCGGACCGAAGCGCTGCGCCAAGCGCTACCCGCCGACCCCCGTGACGTCTCGATGCGGTCCGTCCTCGGCCCGTTGGCCCCGGTGGCGGTCGCCGCACGACCCGGAGAGGCCCACGACGTCGACACCCCCCACGACCTCATCCGGTAA